Proteins from a single region of Seriola aureovittata isolate HTS-2021-v1 ecotype China chromosome 9, ASM2101889v1, whole genome shotgun sequence:
- the LOC130174417 gene encoding coiled-coil domain-containing protein 106-like gives MTCRKVKANPKAESSPQNSIKGSPNAVLEVQKLKELLEAEKEKGQFRDETISLLKDDNTYLQGELKKKDELIHQLVSKKDEDNSTIMSGKSGVKRKHGNGNEAKQLMSIASDKEDEDSSSVLSDSSEARNTRSIVARYKMAMDAFNRGGSMKAAFETIGADRNTVSRTAPIAEISIAAPEIFRNVGAWDERKEKLSTFIERCRSAMTPEVKEKILKMKQEGTLLPIATQV, from the exons GCTCACCAAATGCAGTTCTGGAGGTTCAAAAACTTAAAGAACTtctggaggcagagaaagagaaggggcaATTTCGTGATGAAACCATCTCCCTCCTCAAAGATGATAATACTTACCTGCAAGGAGAACTTAAGAAAAAGGATGAGCTCATCCATCAGCTAGTCTCCAAGAAGGATGAAGACAATTCCACAATCATGTCTGGCAAGTCAG GTGTCAAACGCAAGCATGGGAATGGGAACGAAGCCAAGCAATTAATGAGCATTGCTTCTGACAAGGAAGATGAAGACTCCAGTTCTGTTCTTTCTGATTCATCTGAAG CCAGAAACACCAGGAGCATCGTAGCACGATACAAGATGGCCATGGATGCCTTCAATCGAGGGGGTTCGATGAAAGCAGCATTTGAGACCATTGGTGCTGACAGAAACACCGTGTCCAGAACAGCACCCATTGCTGAAATCAGCATTGCTGCACCGGAGATATTTAGAAATGTGGGGGCCTGGGATGAGCGGAAAGAAAAGCTGTCAACATTCATTGAAAGGTGCCGCAGTGCCATGACCCCAGAGGTCAAAGaaaagattttgaaaatgaagcaaGAGGGCACTCTGCTTCCAATCGCCACCCAAGTATAA